One Rhodoferax ferrireducens T118 DNA segment encodes these proteins:
- a CDS encoding flavin reductase family protein, translated as MSLSDRRRQAQAPNFSATEFRIALGMFATGVTIVTARTLDGALVGLTANSFNSVSLDPPLVLWSLARAAASLPAFSTGSHYAINILSAQQKALAQQFAARDVDRFANVEFVPGVSGAPLLVGAAATFECFNRSRYEEGDHVIFVGEVERCSHRAGASPLLFHGGKFYTEHPL; from the coding sequence ATGTCTCTGTCTGATCGGCGCCGCCAGGCGCAAGCCCCCAATTTTTCTGCCACCGAGTTTCGCATCGCCCTGGGCATGTTTGCCACCGGGGTGACGATCGTCACCGCCCGCACCCTTGATGGCGCGCTGGTCGGGCTCACCGCCAACTCGTTCAACTCGGTATCACTCGACCCGCCCCTGGTGCTGTGGAGCCTGGCCCGGGCTGCCGCGTCGCTACCGGCCTTCAGCACCGGCTCGCACTACGCCATCAATATCCTAAGTGCGCAGCAAAAAGCGCTGGCCCAACAGTTTGCCGCGCGCGACGTGGACCGCTTTGCCAACGTCGAGTTTGTGCCGGGCGTGAGTGGTGCGCCGCTGTTGGTGGGCGCGGCGGCCACGTTTGAGTGCTTCAACCGCAGCCGCTACGAGGAAGGCGACCATGTCATTTTTGTCGGTGAGGTGGAACGCTGCAGCCACCGCGCCGGCGCCTCGCCCCTGTTGTTTCACGGGGGCAAGTTTTACACCGAGCACCCGCTGTAA
- a CDS encoding TetR/AcrR family transcriptional regulator — translation MPKKRTATTRTADAAPESPWIPASAREQQREVKRNAVLSTAAQLFNERGFHATSLDDIAARLNVSKPTLYYYVKNKDEILIECVRKGLQMMLEGIDEARTAGGQAIDQLVTCMRVYTRIVTQDFGMCLIRVGDDELPPESRQALRRLKSAIDMEFRRLVTEGIAEGSLEPCDPKMAAFVIAGALSWIGRWYQPGGEYSPEEIATQCIAMLQGGILRRPGGPAALEVGVAAGAAGIKGGEQ, via the coding sequence ATGCCCAAGAAACGAACCGCAACCACCAGGACTGCCGATGCGGCACCGGAGTCGCCCTGGATTCCCGCTTCAGCGCGTGAACAACAGCGCGAGGTCAAGCGCAACGCCGTGTTGTCGACGGCGGCGCAGCTGTTCAATGAGCGCGGGTTCCATGCCACCTCACTGGACGACATCGCAGCGCGGCTGAATGTCAGCAAGCCCACGCTTTACTACTATGTCAAGAACAAGGACGAAATCCTGATCGAATGCGTGCGCAAGGGCCTGCAGATGATGCTCGAAGGCATTGATGAAGCCCGTACCGCGGGCGGTCAAGCGATCGACCAACTGGTCACCTGCATGCGGGTTTACACACGCATCGTCACGCAGGATTTCGGCATGTGTTTGATCCGCGTGGGCGACGATGAGCTGCCGCCGGAAAGCCGCCAGGCCTTGCGCCGGCTCAAGTCTGCCATCGACATGGAGTTCCGGCGTTTGGTGACTGAAGGCATTGCGGAAGGTTCGCTCGAGCCCTGCGATCCGAAAATGGCAGCCTTCGTGATCGCGGGTGCGCTGAGCTGGATCGGTCGCTGGTACCAACCCGGCGGTGAATACAGCCCCGAGGAAATTGCGACACAGTGCATTGCCATGCTGCAAGGCGGAATCTTGCGCCGCCCGGGTGGGCCCGCGGCTCTGGAGGTGGGTGTCGCGGCTGGCGCTGCGGGAATCAAGGGTGGCGAGCAATGA
- a CDS encoding PA4780 family RIO1-like protein kinase, translated as MKPPARLQSLIEEGLIDTVVRQLMSGKEATVYVVRRANETWCAKIYKEATQRSFRQAVDYTENRKVKNSRQARAMAKGTRFGREAAEAAWQSAEVDALYRLADAGVRVPKPHNFIEGVLLMELVTDAAGDAAPRLNDVTLEPAQARTHHATLLLEVVRMLCAGVVHGDLSEFNILLGVDGPVIIDLPQAVDAAGNQHAQRMLLRDVNNLRSFFGQFAPELLQTDYGHEIWDLYQRGLLSPEVTLSGRFTHKKGAVNVSGVLREIGDAQAEEAARRLRQQLPR; from the coding sequence ATGAAACCACCCGCAAGACTGCAATCGCTCATCGAAGAAGGCCTGATCGACACCGTGGTGCGCCAGCTGATGAGTGGCAAGGAAGCCACCGTTTACGTGGTGCGCCGCGCCAATGAAACATGGTGCGCCAAAATCTACAAAGAAGCGACCCAGCGCAGCTTTCGCCAGGCGGTGGACTACACCGAAAACCGCAAGGTCAAGAATTCGCGCCAGGCCCGCGCCATGGCCAAGGGCACGCGCTTTGGCCGCGAGGCGGCCGAGGCAGCCTGGCAAAGCGCCGAGGTGGATGCGTTGTACCGGCTGGCCGACGCCGGGGTGCGTGTGCCCAAGCCGCACAATTTTATTGAAGGCGTGCTGCTGATGGAACTGGTGACCGACGCCGCCGGCGACGCGGCGCCGCGCCTGAACGATGTCACGCTTGAGCCCGCGCAGGCGCGCACGCACCACGCCACGCTGCTGCTTGAAGTGGTGCGCATGCTGTGCGCCGGTGTGGTGCACGGCGATTTGTCTGAATTCAACATTCTGCTGGGCGTGGATGGCCCGGTCATCATTGACCTGCCGCAGGCGGTGGACGCGGCGGGCAACCAGCATGCCCAGCGCATGCTGCTGCGCGATGTGAACAACCTGCGCAGCTTCTTCGGCCAGTTCGCACCCGAACTGCTGCAGACCGATTACGGGCATGAGATCTGGGATCTGTACCAGCGTGGTCTGCTGAGCCCCGAGGTGACGCTCAGCGGGCGCTTCACGCACAAAAAAGGCGCCGTGAATGTGAGCGGCGTGCTGCGCGAGATTGGCGACGCCCAGGCCGAGGAGGCGGCGCGCCGCCTGCGCCAGCAGTTGCCGCGCTGA
- the rfaE2 gene encoding D-glycero-beta-D-manno-heptose 1-phosphate adenylyltransferase, whose translation MRNKPPISAVSGIAALTDKICAPAQLLARLAQLPRPLVFTNGVFDVLHRGHVLYLAQARALGASLLVALNTDASARRLGKGPDRPLNNEADRALVMAALAATSLVTWFDEDTPLALITQIKPDILVKGGDYDMSKLAETQVVQAYGGRALALPFVDGYSTTALVRKIRQG comes from the coding sequence ATGCGCAACAAACCCCCTATTTCCGCCGTTAGCGGCATCGCGGCCCTGACCGACAAGATTTGTGCGCCAGCCCAACTGCTGGCCCGCCTGGCCCAGCTACCCCGACCGCTGGTGTTTACCAACGGCGTGTTTGACGTGCTGCACCGCGGCCATGTGCTGTATCTGGCGCAGGCGCGCGCGCTGGGGGCCAGTCTGCTGGTGGCGCTCAACACCGACGCCTCCGCCCGGCGCCTGGGCAAGGGGCCGGACCGCCCGCTCAACAACGAGGCGGACCGCGCCCTGGTCATGGCCGCGCTGGCCGCGACCAGCCTGGTGACCTGGTTTGACGAAGACACGCCTTTGGCCCTGATCACGCAGATCAAGCCCGACATTCTGGTCAAGGGCGGGGACTACGACATGAGCAAGTTGGCTGAAACCCAGGTGGTGCAGGCCTATGGCGGACGGGCGCTGGCGCTGCCGTTTGTGGACGGCTACTCGACCACCGCGCTGGTGCGCAAGATTCGGCAGGGATAA
- a CDS encoding NAD(P)/FAD-dependent oxidoreductase translates to MSHQADFIIIGGGIAAASVAYWLAPHGRVIVLERESQPGYHATGRSAAIFMESYGTAQVRALTMASRAFLQAPPEGFSEHPLLSPRGALLVAAPGQEALLAEKWDTMHTLIPNTQLLDRAATCALVPALRPELVAGAVYEPDAADMDVDALLQGYLRGLRRAGGSLICDAEVTALEHAGGRWRVQAGGVSYEAPVVLNAAGAWADEVAGMAGVQPIGLEPRRRSAFIFAPPAEFTTAQWPMAIGMSEDWYFKPEAGLLLGSSANADPTLPQDVQAEEMDVALGMYRIEEVTTLSIRRPTRTWAGLRSFVADGDLVGGFATEPSGFFWVAAQGGYGIQTSAAMGEACAALVRGLPLPEHIAAHGLSPEMLAPQRLLAQQAKALEVEAVSA, encoded by the coding sequence ATGTCCCATCAGGCTGACTTCATCATCATTGGCGGCGGTATTGCCGCTGCTTCGGTCGCTTACTGGCTGGCGCCGCACGGACGCGTCATTGTGCTGGAGCGCGAGTCGCAGCCGGGTTACCACGCCACCGGACGCTCGGCCGCGATCTTCATGGAAAGTTATGGCACGGCGCAAGTGCGCGCCCTCACCATGGCGAGCCGGGCTTTCCTGCAAGCGCCTCCCGAGGGCTTCAGCGAGCACCCCTTGCTGTCGCCGCGCGGTGCGTTGCTGGTGGCCGCGCCGGGGCAAGAGGCCTTGCTGGCCGAAAAATGGGACACCATGCACACCCTGATTCCCAATACCCAGCTGCTTGACCGCGCCGCGACCTGTGCGCTGGTGCCCGCGCTGCGCCCGGAACTGGTAGCGGGCGCGGTGTATGAGCCCGATGCCGCCGACATGGACGTGGACGCGCTCTTACAGGGTTATCTGCGCGGGTTGCGCCGCGCCGGTGGTTCTTTGATTTGTGATGCCGAGGTCACCGCGCTGGAACACGCCGGCGGGCGCTGGCGGGTGCAGGCCGGCGGCGTCAGCTACGAGGCCCCGGTGGTGCTCAATGCCGCCGGCGCCTGGGCCGATGAAGTGGCCGGCATGGCGGGCGTGCAGCCGATCGGCCTGGAGCCGCGTCGGCGCTCGGCCTTCATTTTTGCGCCGCCGGCAGAATTCACCACCGCCCAGTGGCCCATGGCCATCGGCATGAGCGAGGACTGGTATTTCAAGCCCGAAGCGGGCCTGTTGCTGGGCTCGTCCGCCAATGCCGACCCGACGCTGCCGCAGGACGTGCAGGCCGAAGAGATGGACGTGGCGCTGGGTATGTACCGCATCGAGGAGGTCACGACTTTAAGCATCCGCCGGCCCACGCGCACCTGGGCCGGGCTGCGCTCGTTCGTGGCCGATGGCGACCTGGTTGGCGGCTTCGCCACCGAGCCGAGTGGTTTTTTCTGGGTTGCCGCGCAAGGCGGCTACGGCATCCAGACCTCGGCCGCCATGGGCGAAGCCTGCGCCGCCCTGGTGCGCGGCCTGCCTTTGCCGGAGCACATTGCGGCCCATGGCCTGTCCCCTGAGATGCTGGCACCGCAGCGGCTGTTGGCTCAGCAAGCCAAGGCGTTGGAAGTGGAGGCGGTTTCCGCTTGA
- a CDS encoding penicillin-binding protein 1A translates to MTPALQRAAAFATGQFHRLLGATRRHPVRAALLLPALLLLYVLVLIPFTPGIGDLRKAKAEAPSVLLAQDGTVLAEYRRINRQWVTLDEIAPSVVDALIATEDRRFYQHHGIDFRRLAGAALSTLGGDLQGGSTITQQLARNLYPEEIGRANSITRKIKEAITALKIEAVYSKREILETYLNTVPFLYNAFGIEMAARTYFGKSADKLDVLESATLIGMLKGTSYYNPVQNPQRALQRRNLVLEQMAKDGKLAPARLAALSKRPLKLDFERQEESLGPAPHVAQHLRKWLIDWADRRGYNIDADGLRVHTTLDAKLQKVANQAVARQLASLQKLADGRRKTGQERAVLQAGFLALDPRDGAVRAWVGSRDYAQEQFDHVSQARRQPGSTFKPFVYGAAFMQGFDPSYTLIDQPVAISSPGSEVWTPSDATPPSGLPISLRDGLVYSKNTITAQLMQQVGPARVGQLARAMGVRQSKLDLVPSLALGTSPVTLIEMVAAYGTIANGGNYLQPFLVLRVEDRNGQLLEQFDPVREPGPAMPRAQALTLVNVMRGVIDEGTGAAIRHRYGIQADLAGKTGTTQDNTDGWFIMMNPQLVAGARVGFNDNSVTMGSWGQGARSALPMVGEVFQQAFRNRWLDPKVEFDIPRPRPPPPPEPADNPLKGIVDDVLGGLLRRLRGE, encoded by the coding sequence ATGACCCCAGCCCTGCAACGCGCCGCCGCCTTCGCCACCGGGCAGTTTCACCGTCTGCTGGGGGCCACCAGGCGGCATCCTGTGCGGGCCGCTTTGCTGCTGCCGGCGCTGCTGCTGCTTTACGTGCTGGTGCTGATTCCATTCACGCCCGGCATCGGTGACCTGCGCAAAGCCAAGGCTGAAGCACCCTCCGTGCTGCTGGCTCAAGACGGCACGGTGCTGGCCGAGTACAGGCGCATCAACCGCCAGTGGGTGACTTTGGACGAGATTGCGCCGAGCGTGGTGGACGCGTTGATCGCCACCGAAGACCGCCGGTTTTACCAGCACCACGGGATTGACTTTCGCCGCCTGGCAGGCGCCGCTCTGAGCACTTTGGGCGGTGATTTGCAGGGGGGCTCGACCATCACGCAGCAGCTGGCGCGCAATCTTTACCCCGAAGAAATCGGTCGCGCCAACAGCATTACCCGCAAGATCAAGGAGGCCATCACCGCGCTGAAGATCGAGGCGGTGTATTCCAAGCGCGAGATTCTGGAGACCTACCTCAACACCGTGCCTTTTCTGTACAACGCCTTTGGCATCGAGATGGCCGCGCGGACCTATTTTGGCAAGTCCGCCGACAAGCTCGACGTGCTGGAGAGCGCAACGCTGATCGGCATGCTCAAGGGGACGAGCTACTACAACCCGGTGCAGAACCCGCAGCGCGCGCTGCAGCGCCGTAACCTGGTGCTGGAGCAGATGGCCAAAGACGGCAAGCTGGCCCCGGCCCGGCTTGCAGCGTTGTCCAAACGGCCGCTCAAACTCGATTTTGAGCGGCAAGAGGAGTCGCTGGGACCGGCGCCGCATGTGGCCCAGCACTTGCGAAAATGGCTGATCGACTGGGCCGACCGCAGGGGCTATAACATCGATGCCGACGGCCTGCGGGTGCACACCACCCTGGACGCCAAGTTGCAGAAGGTGGCCAACCAGGCGGTGGCGCGGCAGTTGGCAAGCCTGCAAAAGCTGGCGGACGGGCGGCGCAAGACCGGGCAGGAGCGCGCGGTTCTGCAGGCCGGCTTTCTGGCGCTGGACCCGCGCGATGGCGCCGTGCGGGCCTGGGTGGGCAGCCGCGACTATGCGCAGGAGCAGTTTGACCATGTGAGCCAGGCGCGGCGCCAGCCGGGCTCGACCTTCAAGCCTTTTGTGTATGGCGCGGCGTTCATGCAGGGTTTCGACCCGTCCTACACCTTGATTGATCAGCCGGTAGCGATCTCGTCGCCGGGCAGCGAGGTATGGACACCCAGCGATGCAACGCCACCCAGTGGTCTGCCCATCAGCCTGCGCGACGGGTTGGTGTATTCCAAAAACACCATCACCGCCCAGCTGATGCAACAAGTGGGGCCGGCCCGCGTCGGGCAGCTGGCGCGGGCCATGGGGGTGCGCCAGAGCAAGCTGGACTTGGTGCCCTCGCTCGCCCTGGGCACCAGCCCCGTCACGCTGATCGAGATGGTGGCAGCTTACGGCACCATTGCCAATGGCGGCAACTACCTGCAGCCGTTTTTGGTGCTGCGCGTGGAAGACCGCAACGGGCAGTTGCTGGAGCAGTTCGATCCCGTCAGGGAGCCCGGGCCAGCCATGCCACGCGCGCAGGCGCTGACCCTGGTGAACGTGATGCGCGGCGTGATTGACGAGGGCACGGGCGCCGCCATTCGCCACCGTTACGGCATCCAGGCCGACCTGGCCGGCAAGACCGGCACCACACAAGACAACACCGATGGCTGGTTCATCATGATGAATCCGCAACTGGTGGCGGGCGCCCGGGTCGGCTTTAACGACAACAGCGTGACGATGGGGTCCTGGGGCCAGGGCGCCCGCAGCGCGCTGCCCATGGTGGGGGAGGTGTTTCAGCAGGCTTTTCGCAACCGCTGGCTTGACCCGAAGGTTGAATTCGACATTCCGCGCCCGCGGCCACCACCGCCCCCGGAGCCGGCGGACAATCCGTTGAAAGGAATCGTGGACGATGTGCTGGGCGGGCTCTTGCGTCGGCTGCGCGGGGAGTGA
- the ald gene encoding alanine dehydrogenase codes for MLVGLPKEIKNHEYRVGLTPASVRELTTHGHQVLVQRGAGADIGLSDAQYEAAGATLAADVATVFAQADMIVKVKEPQPQECAMLRPGQILYTYLHLAPDPEQAAALIKSGAVCIAYETITGPGGGLPLLAPMSEVAGRMAVQAGAAHLEKSKGGLGILLGGVPGVPAAHVVIIGAGVVGTHALQMAVGMGARVTVLDKSVDRLRQLDLVFGNRINTVYSSAHSVEEAVLDADLVIGGVLIPGAAAPKLVTRSMISRMKKGAVVVDVAIDQGGCFETSHATTHTEPTFMVDGVVHYCVANMPGAVARTSTFALNNATIAHAVALADKGWKQALRDDPHLKNGLNVANGHVTYEAVAKALGYTYVNADTLLA; via the coding sequence ATGCTGGTCGGACTACCCAAAGAAATCAAGAACCATGAATACCGCGTCGGCCTGACCCCGGCCAGCGTGCGTGAGCTCACCACGCACGGCCATCAGGTGCTGGTGCAGCGCGGCGCTGGCGCCGACATCGGTCTGAGCGACGCGCAATACGAGGCGGCGGGCGCCACGCTGGCGGCCGATGTGGCGACGGTGTTTGCCCAGGCTGACATGATTGTCAAAGTCAAGGAGCCGCAGCCGCAGGAGTGCGCCATGCTGCGTCCCGGGCAGATTCTGTACACCTACCTGCACCTGGCACCCGATCCGGAGCAGGCCGCTGCCCTGATCAAGTCGGGCGCCGTGTGTATTGCCTACGAAACCATTACCGGCCCCGGTGGCGGTCTGCCGCTGCTGGCGCCCATGAGTGAAGTGGCCGGGCGCATGGCGGTGCAGGCCGGTGCGGCGCATCTGGAAAAATCCAAGGGCGGCCTGGGGATCCTGCTCGGCGGCGTGCCCGGTGTGCCTGCGGCCCATGTGGTGATCATCGGCGCCGGTGTGGTCGGCACGCACGCGCTGCAAATGGCGGTGGGTATGGGCGCGCGGGTGACGGTGCTCGACAAGAGCGTGGACCGCCTGCGCCAGCTCGATCTGGTGTTTGGCAACCGCATCAATACCGTGTACTCCAGCGCGCACAGTGTCGAAGAGGCCGTGCTCGACGCCGACCTGGTGATCGGCGGGGTGCTGATTCCGGGCGCCGCCGCACCCAAGCTGGTGACGCGCAGCATGATTTCCCGCATGAAAAAAGGCGCCGTGGTGGTGGACGTGGCGATTGACCAGGGCGGCTGCTTCGAGACCTCACACGCCACCACCCACACCGAGCCCACGTTCATGGTGGACGGGGTGGTGCACTACTGCGTGGCCAATATGCCCGGCGCCGTGGCCCGCACCTCCACCTTTGCCCTCAACAACGCCACCATTGCGCACGCCGTGGCCCTGGCTGACAAAGGCTGGAAACAGGCGCTCAGAGACGACCCGCACTTGAAAAACGGCCTGAACGTGGCCAACGGCCATGTCACCTATGAAGCGGTCGCCAAGGCGCTGGGCTACACCTATGTGAACGCCGACACCTTGCTGGCTTGA
- a CDS encoding bifunctional diguanylate cyclase/phosphodiesterase: MTGSEGNSGIPATVSARQSLKTKVTLITLLVFVLSLWSLSYYASRMLRQDMERLLGEQQFATVSQVAAQLNQALQARVSALETVARAISPALLDKPQALQVFLEQQIILKTLFNAGVHVLGPDGGVLGLVPEASRVGADYFQNPTVQAALSEGKTSIGAPTHEVLLKQPVFPVITLIRDAGGRVIGALAGVTNLDQPSFLDMISQSRYGKTGGYVLIAAQQRRVLAATDKSRVMEVLPAPGGNPAIDRFLQGEEGSTVMRNPLGLEILASDKSLPAAGWVLAAVLPTAEAFAPVRAMQQRMLLATSLLTLLAGLVVWWTIKRQLAPLLATARRLAAMADEKQALRALPVTHPDEIGQVVKGFNRLLGTLGQREALLQQILDTSSVAIFLVDRQGRITKANQRMATLFGYPLHELQGMEYVALVHPAQRETGRKNMLALLDSALQSVDLERLYWRADQTEFWGHLTGQRFVDGNGEEQGLVGVIADITQRRQTEAELRIAAIAFESEQGMAITDPQGVMLRVNRAFSAITGYSAPEAVGQNPRLLSSGRHDAAFYAAMWDSLVREGAWQGEIWNRRKNGEVFPEWLTISAVKDPAGQATHYVATFTDLSTRKSAEDQIKSLAFYDTLTGLPNRRLLLDRLKQALASGARHRRQGALLYIDLDDFKTLNNTYGHDVGDQLLQEVAQRLSHYLRAGDTVARPGGDSFVVLLEALSTNSVEAATEAENTGEKIRLALSQPYQIADHAHRSTASIGVTLFDDRQQEGIDEPLKRAELAMYQAKTAGRNTLRFFDPQMQTAVMAMAALEADLREAVRSNQFLLYYQAQVSGERQVAGVEALVRWQHPVRGLVPPAEFIPLAEQTGLILPLGQWVLETACAQLAAWASQPERAHLTVAVNVSALQFHQADFVAQVLAALKRAGANPQRLKLELTESLLVHDAEDVIAKMITLKEQGVGFSLDDFGTGYSSLSYLKRLPLNQLKIDQGFVRDILHDANDAAIAKMVVALADTLGLSVIAEGVETEAQRDFLAAQGCHAYQGHLYSRALPIDAFEAFMRQV, from the coding sequence ATGACCGGTTCCGAGGGTAACAGCGGCATACCTGCCACGGTGTCTGCGCGGCAGTCGCTCAAAACCAAAGTCACGCTGATTACGCTGCTGGTCTTTGTGCTGAGTCTGTGGTCGCTGTCGTATTACGCCAGCCGCATGTTGCGCCAGGACATGGAGCGTCTGCTGGGGGAGCAGCAGTTTGCCACCGTGTCGCAGGTGGCGGCGCAGCTGAATCAGGCCCTGCAGGCTCGGGTCAGTGCCCTGGAGACGGTGGCGCGCGCGATCAGTCCAGCGCTGCTGGACAAGCCGCAGGCGCTGCAGGTCTTTCTTGAGCAACAGATCATTTTAAAAACGCTGTTCAATGCTGGTGTGCATGTCCTCGGGCCCGACGGTGGGGTGCTTGGGCTGGTGCCTGAGGCCAGCCGCGTCGGCGCGGACTATTTCCAGAACCCGACCGTGCAGGCGGCGCTGTCGGAAGGAAAAACCAGCATCGGCGCGCCGACACACGAGGTCTTGCTGAAGCAGCCTGTGTTCCCGGTCATCACCCTCATCCGCGATGCTGGCGGCCGAGTGATCGGCGCCCTGGCAGGCGTGACCAACCTGGACCAGCCCAGTTTTCTGGACATGATTTCGCAAAGCCGCTACGGCAAGACCGGTGGCTATGTGCTGATTGCAGCGCAGCAGCGCCGGGTGCTCGCCGCCACCGACAAAAGCCGGGTCATGGAAGTCCTGCCTGCACCCGGCGGCAACCCAGCGATTGATCGCTTTCTTCAAGGTGAGGAGGGCTCGACCGTCATGCGCAATCCGCTCGGACTCGAGATACTGGCTTCCGACAAAAGCCTGCCGGCAGCGGGGTGGGTGCTGGCTGCGGTGCTGCCCACCGCCGAGGCCTTTGCCCCGGTGCGCGCCATGCAACAGCGCATGCTGCTCGCCACCAGCCTGCTAACGCTGCTGGCGGGTCTGGTGGTCTGGTGGACGATTAAGCGCCAGCTGGCGCCACTGCTGGCGACCGCGCGCCGGCTGGCGGCCATGGCCGATGAAAAACAAGCGCTGCGAGCCTTGCCGGTGACCCACCCGGATGAAATCGGACAGGTTGTCAAAGGTTTCAATCGCCTGCTGGGCACCCTGGGTCAGCGCGAGGCCTTGTTGCAGCAAATCCTCGACACGTCGAGCGTGGCGATTTTTCTGGTGGATCGTCAAGGCCGCATCACGAAAGCCAACCAGCGCATGGCCACGCTGTTTGGCTACCCGCTCCATGAATTGCAGGGCATGGAATACGTGGCGCTGGTGCACCCCGCGCAACGCGAGACCGGGCGCAAGAATATGCTGGCCCTGCTGGACAGCGCCCTGCAGTCAGTGGATCTGGAGCGACTGTATTGGCGCGCCGACCAGACCGAATTCTGGGGCCACCTGACCGGCCAGCGTTTTGTGGATGGCAACGGTGAAGAACAAGGCCTGGTCGGTGTGATTGCCGACATTACCCAGCGCCGCCAGACAGAGGCCGAGCTGCGCATCGCCGCCATTGCCTTCGAGTCAGAGCAGGGCATGGCCATTACCGACCCGCAGGGTGTGATGCTGCGCGTCAACCGGGCCTTCAGCGCGATTACCGGCTACAGCGCGCCGGAGGCGGTCGGTCAAAACCCGCGCCTGCTCAGCTCCGGACGCCACGACGCCGCCTTTTATGCAGCCATGTGGGACAGCCTGGTGCGTGAGGGTGCCTGGCAGGGCGAAATCTGGAACCGGCGCAAAAACGGCGAGGTGTTTCCTGAATGGCTCACCATCAGCGCGGTCAAAGACCCGGCCGGGCAAGCGACGCACTATGTGGCCACATTTACCGACCTCAGCACGCGCAAGTCGGCGGAGGATCAGATCAAGAGTCTGGCTTTTTATGACACCTTGACCGGTTTGCCCAACCGCCGCCTGCTGCTGGATCGGCTGAAACAAGCGCTGGCCAGCGGTGCGCGGCACCGGCGCCAAGGCGCGCTGCTGTACATTGACCTGGACGACTTCAAGACCCTCAACAACACCTACGGCCATGATGTGGGCGACCAGTTGCTGCAGGAGGTGGCGCAGCGTTTGAGCCACTATCTGCGCGCCGGCGACACGGTGGCGCGTCCGGGCGGTGACTCCTTTGTGGTGCTGCTGGAGGCGCTGAGCACGAACTCGGTGGAGGCCGCAACCGAGGCCGAAAACACCGGTGAAAAAATCCGGCTCGCGCTCAGCCAGCCGTATCAGATCGCCGATCATGCGCATCGCAGCACGGCCAGCATCGGCGTCACCCTGTTTGACGACCGGCAGCAAGAAGGCATTGATGAGCCCTTGAAGCGGGCTGAACTGGCCATGTACCAGGCCAAGACGGCCGGGCGCAACACATTGCGCTTCTTTGACCCGCAGATGCAGACCGCCGTCATGGCCATGGCGGCGCTGGAAGCCGATTTGCGCGAGGCGGTGCGCAGCAACCAGTTTCTTCTGTACTACCAGGCCCAGGTCAGCGGTGAGCGCCAGGTTGCCGGCGTGGAAGCGCTGGTGCGCTGGCAGCATCCGGTGCGTGGTCTGGTGCCGCCGGCCGAGTTCATCCCGCTGGCCGAGCAGACCGGCCTGATATTGCCCCTGGGCCAATGGGTGCTGGAAACCGCCTGCGCCCAGTTGGCGGCCTGGGCCAGCCAGCCCGAACGCGCGCATCTCACGGTCGCGGTCAATGTCAGCGCGTTGCAGTTTCACCAGGCCGACTTTGTGGCGCAAGTGCTGGCGGCGCTCAAGCGCGCCGGCGCCAACCCGCAGCGCCTCAAGCTTGAGCTCACGGAGAGCTTGCTGGTGCACGATGCAGAAGACGTCATCGCCAAGATGATCACCTTGAAAGAACAGGGCGTGGGCTTCTCGCTGGACGACTTTGGCACCGGGTATTCATCGCTGTCTTACCTCAAGCGGCTGCCGCTGAACCAACTCAAAATCGACCAGGGCTTTGTGCGCGACATCCTGCACGACGCCAACGACGCCGCCATCGCCAAGATGGTCGTCGCGCTGGCCGATACCCTGGGCCTGTCAGTGATCGCCGAGGGGGTGGAAACCGAGGCCCAGCGCGACTTTCTGGCAGCCCAGGGTTGCCACGCTTATCAGGGCCATTTGTACAGCCGCGCGCTGCCGATTGACGCCTTCGAGGCGTTCATGCGGCAGGTTTGA